A section of the Quatrionicoccus australiensis genome encodes:
- a CDS encoding DUF294 nucleotidyltransferase-like domain-containing protein: MRQEGRRRVAGNTLAFLKNHAPFNKMKADALQAFADKAQLVFHSAGSEIVGPEAGNVRYFYLIESGKVQARQAGEVTVTEYSILSLGAGESFPIGAVTAGRPSTNTYTAVDDVFCYQLPAEDFMQLMTSSPEFNLFCTQYIASLLDQSRCQLQLQFAQRANEQQTLNSPLVGIGSRSPVAVAPETPVRAALETMSAAKVGSLVIAGEDRKPVGVFTRSDLLDRVVLADLPHDAPISQAMSPAPFKLEEHATAYDAMLAMATHGIRHVLVTDAEGKLTGVVSERDLFALQRVGLRQIRQSIDGAHNVEALQQAAADVRQLSFNMLAQGVGAEQLTQFISALNDALTRRVIQLNLETHNFDGIEWAWLAFGSEGRDEQTFSTDQDNGIVYAVPDGLTVGELKTRFLAFALDVNKDLDRCGFPLCKGNIMASNPQWCLSLDEWKEQFSQWIRVPQPEALLNATIFFDFRPLFGKVELAEAMRRHLLAQTSSNPMFLRAMAHNALDVEPPLGKIRDFLTDLEPDHPGKIDLKKYGSRIFVDVARIYALATGVHNTNSVQRLRLASKRLSIRDDEVNAVLEGMDFIQFLRLQHQYLEGEPGTQGDNLINPDDLNELDRRILKESFRQARKLQTRLKLDYQVN, encoded by the coding sequence TTGCGCCAGGAAGGGCGCCGGCGCGTCGCCGGCAATACGCTGGCCTTCTTGAAGAATCATGCGCCGTTCAACAAGATGAAGGCCGATGCGCTGCAGGCCTTTGCCGACAAGGCGCAACTGGTCTTTCATTCGGCCGGCAGCGAAATTGTCGGGCCGGAAGCCGGCAACGTCCGGTACTTCTACCTGATCGAGTCGGGCAAGGTGCAGGCGCGCCAGGCCGGTGAAGTGACGGTGACCGAGTATTCGATCCTCAGCCTCGGGGCAGGGGAGAGCTTCCCGATCGGCGCCGTGACGGCCGGGCGTCCGTCGACCAATACCTACACCGCGGTCGATGATGTTTTCTGCTACCAGCTGCCGGCCGAAGACTTCATGCAGCTGATGACCAGCAGCCCGGAATTCAACCTGTTCTGCACGCAGTACATCGCCAGCCTGCTCGACCAGTCGCGCTGCCAGCTGCAACTGCAATTCGCCCAGCGCGCCAACGAGCAGCAGACGCTCAATTCGCCGCTGGTCGGTATCGGTTCGCGTTCGCCGGTCGCCGTGGCGCCGGAAACGCCGGTGCGTGCCGCGCTCGAAACCATGTCGGCGGCCAAGGTCGGTTCCCTGGTCATTGCCGGCGAAGATCGCAAGCCGGTCGGCGTGTTCACCCGCTCCGACCTGCTTGATCGCGTCGTGCTCGCCGATCTGCCGCACGATGCGCCGATCAGCCAGGCCATGTCGCCGGCCCCGTTCAAGCTCGAAGAGCATGCCACCGCCTACGATGCCATGCTGGCCATGGCGACGCATGGCATTCGCCATGTGCTGGTCACCGATGCCGAAGGCAAGCTGACCGGCGTGGTCTCCGAGCGCGATCTCTTTGCGCTGCAACGGGTTGGTCTGCGCCAGATTCGCCAGTCGATTGACGGCGCACATAACGTCGAGGCGCTGCAGCAGGCGGCGGCCGACGTACGCCAGCTGTCGTTCAACATGCTGGCCCAGGGCGTTGGCGCCGAACAGTTGACGCAGTTCATCTCGGCGCTCAACGATGCGCTGACCCGGCGCGTCATCCAGCTCAACCTGGAAACCCACAACTTTGACGGCATCGAGTGGGCCTGGCTGGCCTTCGGATCGGAAGGGCGCGACGAGCAGACCTTCAGCACCGACCAGGATAACGGCATCGTTTATGCCGTGCCCGACGGGTTGACCGTTGGCGAGCTGAAAACCCGCTTCCTGGCCTTTGCCCTGGACGTGAACAAGGATCTCGACCGCTGCGGCTTCCCGCTGTGCAAGGGCAACATCATGGCGAGCAACCCGCAGTGGTGTTTGTCGCTCGACGAATGGAAGGAGCAGTTCAGCCAGTGGATCCGCGTGCCGCAGCCCGAGGCCTTGCTCAATGCGACGATCTTTTTCGACTTCCGGCCGCTGTTCGGCAAGGTCGAGCTGGCTGAAGCGATGCGCCGTCACCTGCTGGCGCAGACCTCGTCGAACCCGATGTTCCTGCGTGCCATGGCGCACAACGCGCTCGACGTCGAGCCGCCGCTCGGCAAGATCCGCGATTTCCTGACCGATCTCGAACCGGATCATCCGGGCAAGATCGACCTCAAGAAATACGGCTCGCGCATCTTCGTCGACGTCGCCCGCATCTACGCGCTGGCGACCGGTGTGCACAACACCAATTCCGTGCAGCGCCTGCGCCTCGCCTCGAAGCGCCTGTCGATCCGCGACGACGAGGTCAACGCGGTGCTCGAAGGCATGGACTTCATCCAGTTCCTGCGCCTGCAACACCAGTATCTGGAAGGCGAACCGGGCACCCAGGGCGACAACCTGATCAATCCGGACGACCTCAACGAACTGGATCGCCGCATTCTCAAGGAATCCTTCCGTCAGGCGCGCAAGCTGCAGACGCGCCTCAAACTCGACTACCAGGTGAACTAG
- a CDS encoding 3'-5' exonuclease: MKAKHRFIFAVVVLGLLMTGPFVVTSLLVWLDMKEAERNMLTELLVSRLPVGTMMTLFGFAIGVMVLHKLFKQYVEGLLRMSETLRLMLRANRDFRVELDGPPEVQQLAQAANELAQQRDELMDDVDAQIARAKASVEEEKNRLAALMSELSQAVVVCNLDGRILLYNNRARLQFKALALGPTSAAGGALIGLGRSIFSILEKNQVEHAGDVIRLRLAAGKTPHASFTTTTRGGQLLRIQMVPVMPGAGEAAGAAMSGYVLTIDNITRSIEEEEKRDQALHALSQGSRSAIANIRAAVANLLDYPDMEPEQRGRFLHVIDDEVAKRSQSIDQTMSQFSDSLKTRWPLEDILGVDVISAARRRIEERLKLPIKCEEVDESLWLKADSFSLVFALVFLAGRLQDHYEPRELRFRLSSEGRLAYLDLIWAGPAMSSETFYTWEMESMQVGGDTSPLTLRDVIDRHGGEIWYQREKAAHRAYFRFVLPVATPDAEVMIEERQVTGRPEYYDFDLFKFDDRSIDLDRKLSDLTCTVFDTETTGLEPSNGDEIIQIGAARIVNNRLLRQEVFDQIIDPECPLKPESIPIHGITEDMVRGKPNIDAVLPAFHQFCEDTVLIAHNAAFDMRFLQLKEERTGIRFTQPVLDTLLLSAVVHPNQESHKLDVILERLGIQIDTRHNALEDSLATGEVFLKLVPLLADMGIVTVRQALEASEKTYYARIKY; encoded by the coding sequence ATGAAGGCCAAACATCGTTTTATCTTTGCCGTCGTCGTGCTCGGTCTGTTGATGACCGGGCCGTTTGTCGTTACCTCCCTGCTGGTCTGGCTGGACATGAAGGAAGCCGAGCGCAACATGCTGACCGAGCTGCTCGTCTCGCGCCTGCCGGTCGGCACGATGATGACGCTGTTCGGCTTTGCGATCGGTGTCATGGTGCTGCACAAGCTGTTCAAGCAATACGTCGAAGGCCTGTTGCGCATGTCGGAAACCCTGCGCCTGATGCTGCGCGCCAATCGCGATTTCCGGGTCGAGCTTGATGGTCCGCCGGAAGTGCAGCAACTGGCCCAGGCCGCCAATGAACTGGCGCAGCAACGCGATGAGCTGATGGACGATGTCGATGCGCAGATTGCGCGCGCCAAGGCCTCGGTCGAAGAAGAGAAGAATCGTCTGGCGGCGCTGATGTCGGAACTGTCGCAGGCGGTGGTCGTGTGCAATCTCGATGGTCGCATCCTGCTTTACAACAACCGCGCCCGCCTGCAGTTCAAGGCGCTGGCGCTGGGGCCGACCTCGGCTGCGGGCGGGGCACTGATCGGTCTGGGCCGTTCGATCTTCTCGATTCTCGAAAAGAACCAGGTCGAGCACGCCGGCGATGTCATTCGTCTGCGTCTGGCGGCCGGCAAGACGCCGCACGCCAGTTTTACGACCACGACGCGCGGCGGCCAGCTGTTGCGCATCCAGATGGTGCCGGTCATGCCGGGTGCCGGTGAAGCCGCCGGCGCGGCAATGTCGGGCTATGTGCTGACCATAGACAACATCACGCGCAGCATCGAGGAAGAAGAAAAACGCGACCAGGCGCTGCATGCGCTGAGTCAGGGCAGTCGCTCGGCGATTGCCAATATCCGCGCCGCGGTCGCCAACCTGCTCGATTACCCGGACATGGAGCCGGAGCAGCGCGGCCGCTTCCTGCACGTCATCGACGACGAGGTCGCCAAGCGCAGCCAGTCGATCGACCAGACGATGAGCCAGTTCTCCGACTCGCTGAAGACGCGCTGGCCGCTCGAAGACATTCTTGGTGTCGATGTCATCTCCGCCGCCCGCCGGCGCATTGAAGAGCGTCTAAAGCTGCCGATCAAGTGCGAGGAAGTCGACGAAAGCCTGTGGCTCAAGGCGGACAGTTTTTCGCTGGTTTTCGCACTGGTCTTCCTGGCCGGCCGCCTGCAGGATCACTACGAGCCGCGCGAGCTGCGCTTCCGTCTGAGCAGCGAGGGCCGGCTCGCCTATCTCGACCTGATCTGGGCCGGGCCGGCGATGTCTTCCGAGACCTTCTACACCTGGGAAATGGAAAGCATGCAGGTTGGCGGCGACACCTCGCCGCTCACGCTGCGCGATGTGATCGACCGGCATGGCGGCGAAATCTGGTATCAGCGCGAGAAGGCGGCGCATCGCGCCTATTTCCGCTTCGTGCTGCCGGTCGCGACGCCCGATGCCGAGGTGATGATCGAGGAGCGCCAGGTTACCGGCCGGCCCGAGTATTACGATTTCGACCTGTTCAAGTTCGACGACCGCTCGATCGATCTCGACCGCAAACTTTCCGACCTGACCTGTACCGTGTTCGATACCGAGACGACCGGGCTGGAGCCGTCGAACGGCGACGAGATCATCCAGATCGGCGCGGCGCGCATCGTCAACAACCGCCTGCTGCGCCAGGAGGTCTTCGACCAGATCATCGATCCGGAATGCCCGCTCAAGCCCGAGTCGATTCCCATCCACGGCATCACCGAGGACATGGTGCGCGGCAAGCCGAACATTGACGCCGTGCTGCCGGCCTTCCACCAGTTCTGCGAAGACACGGTGCTGATCGCCCATAACGCGGCTTTCGACATGCGCTTCCTGCAGCTCAAGGAAGAGCGCACCGGCATCCGATTCACGCAGCCGGTGCTCGATACGCTGCTGCTCTCGGCTGTCGTGCATCCGAACCAGGAGTCGCACAAGCTGGATGTGATCCTCGAGCGTCTGGGCATTCAGATCGATACCCGGCACAACGCGCTGGAAGATTCGCTGGCGACCGGCGAGGTCTTTCTCAAGCTGGTGCCCTTGCTCGCCGACATGGGCATCGTGACGGTACGCCAGGCGCTGGAAGCTTCGGAAAAAACCTATTACGCCCGGATCAAGTACTGA
- a CDS encoding response regulator transcription factor: protein MAKKILIVDDEPNIVISLEFLMKKEGFEVAVAVDGDEALAKVASFNPDLVLLDVMMPKKSGYEVCEALRADPARAGLLIVMLTAKGRDTEVAKGLAIGADAYVTKPFSTKDLVVRVKGMLGVA, encoded by the coding sequence ATGGCCAAAAAAATATTGATCGTCGATGACGAACCCAACATCGTCATTTCGCTCGAATTCCTGATGAAAAAGGAAGGTTTCGAGGTTGCCGTCGCCGTCGATGGCGACGAAGCGCTGGCCAAGGTCGCCAGCTTCAATCCGGATCTCGTTTTGCTCGACGTCATGATGCCGAAGAAGTCCGGCTATGAAGTCTGCGAGGCCTTGCGCGCCGATCCGGCGCGGGCCGGGCTGCTGATCGTCATGCTGACCGCCAAGGGGCGCGATACCGAGGTCGCCAAAGGACTGGCGATCGGCGCCGATGCCTATGTGACCAAGCCGTTCTCGACCAAGGACCTGGTGGTCCGGGTCAAGGGCATGCTCGGCGTCGCCTGA
- a CDS encoding sensor histidine kinase, translating into MLSGWFISLIAAAYLAVLFAVARHGEARADAGRSIISANVYALSLAVYCTSWTFFGSVGRATSGGLSFLTIYLGPTLMLLFTGVILKMIRISKAQRITSIADFIAARYGKSQLLAGLVTVIAVIGVVPYIALQLKAVAASVDVLFAGDRHRLLPWWLDSTLLVAAVLALFTIWFGTRHLDATERHEGMVAAVAFESVVKLFAFLAVGLFVTYGMFDGFSDLFARAAASPELARLLQPDSARAGTWTALILLSGLAIIFLPRQFQIIVVENVDEAHLKRAVWLFPLYLLLINIFVLPVALGGLLHFSGQAVNPDTFVLTLPLAHGAEALALLVFIGGLSAATGMVIVETIALSTMVCNDLAMPLLLRSTWLQGEKGRDLSGLLLLIRRIAIGLILLLGYVYFRAAGEAYALVGIGLISFAAVAQFAPAMFGGMYWKQGTRAGAAAGLLGGFAVWLYTLLLPSFARSGWIDDGFVVHGLFGLAGLKAQALFGLSGFDEISHSLLWSLFANIGLYVLVSLNSRPDATEAGQAERFVDVFRYAGGATDARLWRGNASQPQLVALLERFLGPARARQQLAAHAATRGQADWRELPADAGFVQFAEGELAAAIGSASARVMVASVAQEEDLGLDEVLGILDEATQVRAYSHQLENKQRELEVATSELRAANERLREVDRMKDDFIATVTHELRTPLTSIRAFSEMLHDDPRLELAERTRFLGIIVGETERLTRLINQILDLAKLESGHAEWTSAAVDIGAVVREAMASLEQLFRDKEVALSGEIPENGPQVQVDRDRLTQVVINLLSNAVKFVPGGVGLVRVRVFSLADSVRVEVADNGPGLSADECRLVFEKFRQGGNTLTDKPQGTGLGLPISRQIVEYFGGNLWVESQPGAGATFIFTVPLPAPEA; encoded by the coding sequence CTGCTTTCCGGCTGGTTCATCTCCCTGATTGCCGCGGCCTATCTCGCCGTGCTCTTTGCCGTTGCCCGTCATGGCGAGGCGCGGGCCGATGCCGGGCGCTCGATCATTTCGGCCAATGTCTACGCGCTGTCGCTGGCGGTCTACTGCACGTCATGGACCTTTTTCGGCAGCGTCGGGCGGGCGACTTCGGGCGGCCTGTCCTTTCTCACCATCTATCTCGGTCCGACCCTGATGCTGCTGTTTACCGGCGTTATCCTGAAAATGATCCGGATCAGCAAGGCGCAGCGCATCACCTCGATCGCCGACTTCATCGCGGCGCGCTACGGCAAGAGCCAGCTGCTGGCCGGTCTGGTGACCGTGATCGCGGTGATTGGCGTCGTGCCTTACATCGCCCTGCAACTGAAAGCGGTCGCCGCCAGTGTCGATGTGCTGTTCGCCGGCGACCGGCACCGCCTGCTGCCCTGGTGGCTTGATTCGACGCTGCTGGTCGCCGCGGTGCTCGCCTTGTTCACGATCTGGTTCGGGACGCGCCATCTCGATGCCACCGAGCGCCACGAAGGCATGGTTGCGGCGGTCGCCTTCGAGTCGGTGGTCAAGCTGTTTGCCTTCCTGGCGGTCGGCCTGTTCGTGACCTACGGCATGTTCGACGGTTTTTCCGATCTCTTCGCGCGCGCCGCCGCATCGCCCGAACTGGCGCGCCTGCTGCAACCGGATTCGGCACGCGCCGGCACGTGGACCGCGTTGATCCTGCTCTCCGGACTGGCCATCATCTTTTTGCCGCGCCAGTTCCAGATCATCGTCGTCGAAAATGTCGATGAGGCGCACCTCAAGCGTGCCGTCTGGCTGTTCCCGCTCTACCTCTTGCTGATCAATATTTTCGTGCTGCCGGTCGCGCTCGGCGGTTTGCTGCATTTCTCCGGTCAGGCCGTCAATCCCGATACCTTCGTGCTGACCCTGCCGCTCGCCCACGGCGCCGAGGCGCTGGCCTTGCTTGTCTTCATCGGCGGCCTGTCGGCGGCGACCGGCATGGTCATCGTTGAAACCATCGCCTTGTCGACGATGGTCTGCAACGATCTGGCGATGCCCTTGCTGCTACGGTCGACCTGGCTGCAGGGCGAAAAAGGGCGCGACCTGTCGGGCTTGCTGTTGTTGATCCGGCGCATTGCGATCGGCCTGATCCTGCTCCTTGGCTATGTCTATTTTCGCGCTGCCGGCGAAGCCTATGCGCTGGTCGGCATCGGCCTGATTTCCTTTGCTGCGGTCGCCCAGTTCGCGCCGGCCATGTTCGGCGGCATGTACTGGAAGCAGGGTACCCGGGCCGGCGCGGCGGCCGGCCTGCTCGGCGGTTTCGCGGTCTGGCTCTATACCTTGCTGCTGCCATCCTTTGCGCGTTCGGGCTGGATCGATGACGGCTTTGTTGTCCATGGCCTGTTTGGTCTGGCCGGGCTCAAGGCGCAGGCGTTGTTCGGTCTGAGCGGCTTCGACGAAATCTCGCACAGCCTGCTGTGGAGCCTGTTTGCCAATATCGGCCTGTATGTTCTGGTGTCGCTCAACTCGCGGCCGGATGCCACCGAAGCCGGGCAGGCCGAACGTTTTGTCGATGTCTTCCGCTACGCGGGCGGTGCGACCGATGCCCGTTTGTGGCGTGGCAATGCTTCGCAGCCGCAGCTGGTTGCCTTGCTCGAACGCTTTCTTGGCCCGGCCCGGGCTCGTCAGCAACTGGCGGCGCATGCCGCGACGCGCGGTCAGGCCGACTGGCGGGAGTTGCCGGCTGATGCGGGCTTCGTTCAATTTGCCGAGGGCGAACTGGCGGCGGCGATCGGTTCGGCCAGTGCGCGTGTCATGGTCGCCTCGGTGGCGCAGGAAGAAGATCTCGGGCTCGACGAAGTGCTCGGCATTCTCGACGAGGCGACGCAGGTGCGCGCCTACAGCCACCAGCTGGAAAACAAGCAGCGCGAACTGGAAGTGGCGACCAGCGAGTTGCGCGCCGCAAATGAGCGTTTGCGCGAGGTCGACCGCATGAAGGACGATTTCATCGCGACCGTGACGCACGAATTGCGCACGCCGCTGACCTCGATCCGCGCCTTTTCCGAAATGCTGCACGACGATCCGCGCCTCGAACTCGCCGAGCGGACGCGCTTTCTCGGCATCATCGTCGGCGAGACCGAGCGCCTGACCCGGCTGATCAACCAGATTCTCGATCTTGCCAAGCTCGAATCCGGGCATGCCGAATGGACCAGCGCGGCGGTCGACATCGGCGCCGTGGTGCGCGAGGCGATGGCTTCACTGGAACAGTTGTTCCGCGACAAAGAGGTCGCCCTGAGCGGCGAGATTCCGGAAAACGGGCCGCAAGTGCAGGTCGACCGCGACCGCCTGACCCAGGTCGTCATCAACCTGTTGTCGAACGCCGTCAAGTTCGTGCCGGGTGGTGTTGGCCTGGTTCGGGTGCGGGTGTTTTCGCTCGCCGACAGTGTGCGCGTCGAGGTGGCCGACAACGGACCGGGGCTGAGTGCCGACGAATGCCGGCTGGTTTTCGAGAAGTTCCGCCAGGGCGGCAACACATTGACCGACAAGCCGCAGGGCACGGGCCTCGGACTGCCGATCAGCCGGCAGATTGTGGAATATTTTGGTGGTAATCTCTGGGTTGAAAGTCAGCCCGGAGCAGGCGCAACTTTCATTTTCACGGTGCCCTTGCCGGCACCTGAGGCATAA
- the acs gene encoding acetate--CoA ligase, with the protein MSNESVQLIYPSEEMVKNAAVSGMDAYRALCAEAEADYPEFWAKRAREMITWKQPFTQSLDESNAPFFKWFADGKLNVSYNCLDRNVEAGLGEKVALIFEADNGEVTKVTYKELLSKVAKFANALRGMGVKKGDRVVIYMPMTVEGICAMQACARIGAIHSIVFGGFSAQSLRDRIHDAGAVALITSDGQFRGGKAIPLKPIADEAFAMGGCESVKNVIVFKRTGAEVNMVAGRDTWLHDAVANQSDVCEPEWVEAEHPLFLLYTSGSTGKPKGVQHSTGGYLLHAIMTMKWTFDIKPSDVFWCTADIGWVTGHTYITYGPLACGATEIVFEGVPTFPDAGRFWKMIQDHKATIFYTAPTAIRSLIKAADNNAAVHPKSYDLSSLRILGSVGEPINPAAWTWYYENVGGGRCPIVDTFWQTETGGHMITPLPGATPLVPGSCTLPFPGIQFAVVDETGADLPWGQGGILVCKKPWPSMIRTIWNDDERYVKSYYPADFQGKYYLAGDGAIRDKDTGYFTITGRIDDVLNVSGHRMGTMEIESALVANPLVAEAAVVGRPDDLTGEAIVAFVVLKGQRPTGDDAKRIIKELSDWVGKEIGPIAKPKDIRFGDNLPKTRSGKIMRRLLRGLAKGEELTQDTSTLENPAILEQLKG; encoded by the coding sequence ATGTCGAATGAGTCCGTGCAGCTAATTTATCCGTCCGAAGAAATGGTCAAGAATGCGGCGGTTTCCGGGATGGATGCCTACCGTGCCCTGTGCGCGGAAGCGGAAGCTGACTATCCGGAGTTCTGGGCCAAGCGTGCCCGTGAAATGATCACCTGGAAGCAGCCGTTTACCCAGTCACTGGACGAATCGAACGCTCCCTTCTTCAAGTGGTTTGCCGACGGCAAGCTCAATGTTTCCTACAACTGTCTCGACCGCAATGTCGAAGCCGGTCTCGGCGAAAAAGTCGCCCTGATCTTCGAAGCCGACAACGGCGAAGTCACCAAGGTCACCTACAAGGAACTGCTCTCCAAGGTTGCCAAGTTTGCCAATGCCCTGCGCGGCATGGGTGTCAAGAAGGGCGATCGCGTCGTCATCTACATGCCGATGACCGTTGAAGGCATCTGCGCGATGCAGGCCTGTGCCCGTATCGGCGCCATCCACTCCATCGTTTTCGGCGGCTTCTCCGCCCAGTCCCTGCGCGATCGCATCCATGATGCCGGCGCAGTTGCCCTGATCACTTCCGACGGCCAGTTCCGCGGCGGCAAGGCCATCCCGCTCAAGCCGATCGCTGACGAAGCCTTCGCCATGGGTGGTTGCGAGTCGGTCAAGAACGTCATCGTCTTCAAACGCACCGGCGCCGAAGTCAATATGGTTGCTGGCCGTGACACCTGGTTGCACGACGCTGTCGCCAACCAGTCCGACGTCTGCGAACCGGAATGGGTCGAAGCCGAACACCCGCTGTTCCTGCTCTACACGTCCGGCTCCACCGGCAAGCCGAAGGGTGTTCAGCACTCTACCGGCGGCTACCTGCTGCACGCCATCATGACCATGAAGTGGACCTTCGACATCAAGCCGTCGGACGTCTTCTGGTGTACGGCCGACATCGGCTGGGTCACCGGTCACACCTACATTACCTACGGCCCGCTTGCCTGTGGCGCCACCGAAATTGTTTTCGAAGGCGTGCCGACCTTCCCGGATGCCGGTCGTTTCTGGAAGATGATCCAGGATCACAAGGCCACCATCTTCTACACCGCCCCGACCGCGATCCGTTCGCTGATCAAGGCTGCCGACAACAATGCCGCAGTCCATCCGAAGAGCTACGACCTGTCGTCGCTGCGTATCCTCGGTTCGGTTGGCGAGCCGATCAACCCGGCTGCCTGGACGTGGTACTACGAAAATGTCGGCGGCGGCCGTTGCCCGATCGTCGATACCTTCTGGCAAACCGAAACCGGTGGTCACATGATCACCCCGCTGCCGGGCGCAACCCCGCTGGTGCCGGGTTCCTGCACCCTGCCGTTCCCGGGTATCCAGTTCGCCGTGGTCGATGAGACCGGTGCCGATCTGCCGTGGGGTCAGGGCGGTATTCTGGTCTGCAAGAAGCCGTGGCCGTCGATGATCCGCACGATCTGGAACGACGACGAGCGCTACGTCAAGTCCTACTACCCGGCTGACTTCCAGGGCAAGTACTACTTGGCTGGCGACGGCGCGATCCGCGACAAGGACACCGGTTATTTCACCATCACCGGTCGTATCGACGACGTGCTCAACGTTTCCGGTCACCGCATGGGCACGATGGAAATCGAGTCCGCGCTGGTTGCCAATCCGCTGGTTGCCGAGGCTGCCGTGGTTGGCCGTCCGGACGACCTTACGGGTGAAGCCATTGTTGCCTTCGTCGTGCTCAAGGGCCAGCGCCCGACCGGTGACGACGCCAAGCGCATCATCAAGGAGCTGTCCGACTGGGTTGGCAAGGAAATCGGTCCGATCGCCAAGCCGAAGGACATCCGTTTCGGTGACAACCTGCCGAAGACCCGTTCGGGCAAGATCATGCGTCGTCTGCTGCGTGGTCTGGCCAAGGGCGAGGAACTGACGCAAGACACCTCGACGCTCGAGAATCCGGCCATCCTGGAACAACTCAAGGGTTAA
- a CDS encoding TIGR00645 family protein, whose protein sequence is MNSPIKHLESFIFASRWIQAPLYLGLIVAQIVYCWLFMVELSHLVHNAIDAAHISEAEIMLAVLGLIDVVMIANLLVMVIVGGYETFVSRLDLDDHPDQPEWLSHVNAGVLKIKLSTAIIGISSIHLLKSFINAANLSEQTLMWQVIIHVVFLFSALAMALVDKTMTQTLALQNQKHH, encoded by the coding sequence ATGAACTCTCCGATCAAGCATCTCGAATCCTTCATTTTCGCCAGCCGCTGGATCCAGGCACCGCTCTACCTTGGCCTGATCGTTGCCCAGATCGTTTATTGCTGGCTGTTCATGGTTGAGCTGAGCCACCTGGTTCACAACGCGATCGATGCAGCCCACATCAGCGAAGCCGAAATCATGCTGGCCGTGCTTGGCCTGATCGACGTGGTGATGATCGCCAACCTGCTCGTCATGGTCATCGTCGGCGGTTACGAAACCTTCGTTTCCCGCCTCGATCTCGACGACCATCCGGACCAGCCGGAATGGCTGTCGCACGTCAATGCCGGCGTCCTCAAGATCAAGCTGTCGACGGCGATCATCGGCATTTCATCGATTCACCTGCTGAAAAGCTTCATCAATGCCGCCAACCTGTCCGAGCAAACGCTGATGTGGCAGGTGATCATTCATGTCGTATTCCTTTTCTCCGCCCTGGCCATGGCGCTTGTCGACAAGACCATGACCCAGACCCTCGCTCTTCAAAACCAAAAACACCACTAA